The Chryseobacterium sp. G0186 genome includes the window ATTATTATATCCCTATCTGTGCAATTTTGCTGTTTCTAAAATTATAATAGTGTTAATTAACAGGACGTAATTAACAGGAGATTAAGATAATTTTCGGAAATACTATAAAATTATTATTTGAATACTCTCTGATCTGTTGGAATACTAATTTCCAAGCCCGGATTTAATTGATATTCCACAGCAATAACTTACTCATATTTGTTTTGTCCATTCAATGATATCCTGTTCAGAACTAATATTGATGATCTTTCTAATTCTATATTTATGGGTTTGCACTGTTCTTACACTTACACTCATAAAAACAGCGATATCTTTTGTAGTATAATTAAGATAAGAATATGACAATATTTTTATATGAGTTGCCGTTAATAGAGGATATTGCTTGGTTAATGTCACATAAAAATTAGGATAAATTTCTTGAAATCTTGTTATAAATGCTGAATCATTCGTTTTAGCTAGCTTAATGATCTCATTAAAGTCATGTGAAGACTTTTCATCAACGATATTTTTACTTTGCTCTTTCTGTTTATTGTATTTATTAATTCCAATGTAAATAATAAGGCTCAGTATAATGATAAAACTTATGATGAAAAGCTGTATAATTTTAATGGTTGGCAGATTTGAGTTATTATTGTCTTTTATCTCCTGAATCTCTTCTGATGTAAGTTTATTTTTCTTTTCGTTTTCATTTTTTATACGCAGAAATTCTTTATAGTAAGGATTATCAGCAGTATTGTTATTGGTAGCTTTAAAATTGATGTTAAGCTGGTTCAATGTTTCTGTATAGATATCAGGATAATTATCCTTACTGATTTTTAGTCCTTGCAGGAGAAATTGTAAAGCCTTTTGGTATTCCCTTCGCATATTGTAGGCCATACCCGATCCGGAATAGATAATGGCTAATGCTTTCTTATCCTTATATTTATTATAAGAAAATAAATTATTTGCGGTCTGAAAATAATGTAATGCGGAGTCTACTTTTTTTTCAAACAGATAGCTTGACCCTAGGCTAGTATAAGATTGAATTAAGCGTCTGTTTCTATCCTCTCTGTCTTTTATTTTAGAATAGTATTCCAGTGCTTTAAGTCCTTTTTTTATAGCATCAGCATCCTTAGCCTGAACATTATAGAATTCATGATAGGTATTCCAGTAGTTTCCAATAATTGCTAAATGGTAGTCACTATTTGTATTGAGTTTCGATAGAAGAGGATAAGAATTTTTAAGCTGTGCTTCGGCTTCATTGATTAAACCAAGATGCATCAAAGCCCATGACTTTTTTACTGTAGCTTCAATTTCTTTTTCATAAGCACTTAGTTTTTGTGCTAATATTATGGTGCTATCTGCTGATTTTAAGACATTTTTAAAATCATTAAGATCTGTGTAAAAAAAAGTTTTATCACAGTAGGCCAGCATTTTATAATATATATTATGGGTCTTCTCTGCCTTAGATATTACGTTCTCAAGTTCATCAATACCCTGTTTAGGGTTCTCTGTTGCTTTAGTTTTTGCGTTATTTAGTTCTTTTTGCAAAACGGGATCAAATTGATCTGAATTTTGCGCAAAAACCCAAAATGGTAACAGCCATATTATAAAAATACTGACTTTTGAAATAATTATATACATGGTGTGCTTTAAGAAGATGCAAATATACATAGGGTATAATAATAATTTATGTTTTTTTTGAATTGTTATTATATTTTTTTCTGTAATAACAATTGATCACATAATAATATTGAAGTGTTTTTTGTTAATATTAGTTTTTTTATCCTTTTGGATAAAGATATATTCTTAGCAGTTGAGATTACTTATAATATACTTATAAAATTATAAAGCGGTTCACAAATTTGAGGTTTTAGAATGAAATTAAACATAATAAGTACCTAAGTAGACATACTTAATTGATACTTACATGGCGTTTTAAAGGCTTATACTAATTATTTACCCAATATATTTGCAGTGGAATCTCTGGTATAAATTAATAACACCTAATTATAATAGAAAGAAAATTTCTAAGGGTTCTTAATTTATAGGTTGAAATGAATACTGGATATCCGCAAGAAACTTTTAATTGGATTTTCTGGATGGATAATAATGGAGGTGTAAATTCTTATACTATATGTTTCACCGGGTTTTTCCTTACCTATCTTCAATTTTCAAGTGACGGATGATGAATCCTGATTTACCTCATATAATAAATAGTTATTTAATATAAAAAAATGAAAAAAAATTATGTTCCACTTTGCTTGTTTTGTATAACGGGCTTATCCGGTCAGATCGGTATTAACACATCTAATCCACAGGCAAGTTTGGACATTGTTGCACAAAGTAATGCCACAGCAAAAGGCTTGTTGGTACCAAGGCTCACCTCTTCAGAAATTCTTGCAATGAGTCAACAGAGTCTTTTAAGTGATCAGCAGCATTCCCTTATCGTATTTGCTACTAGTACAGCATTAACAAGTGATTTTGTTACCAGTAAAATTACACAGCCAGGATTTTATAGATATACTTACAATGGTGCTGATCCTATTCAGCAATATTGGAGAAAAATGGAGCCAACAGCATTTGAAAGAATCATCCAGAATGGAAAATCAGGGATAAGGCTTATTGATGCAAATCCTCAAAATTATGCTAACATTGGTAATAATGCGGTAGATGCTTCATTTAGTAACCAGGTAATTGTTGGTGGTAATGGAGCGGCTGGGGATTATTCATTTGCATCAGGTTTAAATAATGTTGCATCTGGAGCTGGATCAGTTGTTATGGGAGAGCAAAATACGTCTTATGGTAGTCATTCGTTTAGTGGAGGCTTAAAATCAAGAGCTATTGGAGAAAATTCTATGGCTATGGGAGATGAAGTTGATGCCGTTGGGAAAAATACAATAGCGTTTGGAAAAACAAATTCAGTTTCTTGGGCAGATAATAGCAGTATATTAGCTGGCCGAAATAATAGATTAAGCAGCTCACTTAACTCTGTTATCCTCAGTGGACATAATAATACAGTTAATCTTACAGGTAGTGCAGATGATAATTTTTCTTCACCTAATTACAATGGGATTTCTAATAATATCTTAGGAGGTTATAATAATACTATTTCGGGAACTCTTATTCAACATCACACTATTGTTGGAGGAACTTATAATATAATGAATCAAGGAAGATATAGTGTTATAAGTGGTGGAAGTGGTAATAAAATCAGACCTATATCTGCGCCTTATAATGCTGATTATTTTGATTCTAATGTAATTGCTGGAGGAGAATCGAATGAGATCAATGCAGACCGTTCGGTGATAGGTGGAGGGGCTAATAACTCTATAAAAATACAAGGATATCGTATTTTTGGTGGAGGTGCTGGATTTGGAGTGATAGCCGGAGGACAAAACAATATTATTGATGATGCTCATTATAGTTTCGTGCTAGGTGGAAAATATAATAAAACCAAAGGAAGTTATTCTATAGTTGGTGGAGCATCCAATACGGCACAATCCGTGGGAGAAATTTCCTTAGGTATTTTTGGTACTTTATATACTGCACAATATATAAATGGTTATACTCATAATGGAACTTGGAATATAGATTTTAATGAATCTAAAGACCGCCTTTTTAATTTAGGAAATGGTAAAACTATAAATATGGGAAATTTAGGAGAGTATGCGCAACGTAGCGATGCCTTTACAGTACTTAAAAACGGACAGGTGGGTATTGATATAGACAACTTTGAGACGAATACTACAAGTGCGAAGCTTCAGGTCAATGGTGGTATAAAAATAAGTGCACCCTCCAGCATACTATCAGGTAATATATGTGATAATCCCAATAGGGGACAAATTATTTTTGTTCAGGATAATTTTTACGGATGTAAATCAACGGGTTGGGTTTTGTTAAATAATTAATTCTGTATGAATTTTAAAGATATACACATTGGGTCTCTAATAAAGACCCGTGTTTTGGAATGCAATATAGAAATATCACGTATAATAAATTTCTTAGATGTAAACCCAGAAGATATTGAGCGGATGTACACTGAAAAAAGTCTTGATACAGAAGTTCTGATACGATGGTGTAAACTGCTGGAATATGATTTTTTCAGGATCTATTCACATCATGTTATTTTATTTTCCCCGCCATCTTCAATATCATTGAATAAATCTGGTGATGGAGCTTTACTTCCTCGTTTCAGAAAGAATATTTACAGTAAAGAAATCATAGCATTTATATTGGAAATGATCATCAATGGTGAAAAAACTAAAAAACAGGTACTTGACGATTATGGCATCCCTAAAACGACGCTTTATAAATGGATAGAAAAATATTCAAATTGAAAGTTATAAAATAAATCTTATGAAGAGACCTGATTATCAGAGGATTTATTTTGATTATATTCAAACTAAGAGTCCACAGAAAATGAAGCAATGCGAATTTTTTTTTCAAAAGAAAAAAGTAACTTCTTTAGATGTAATTAGAATCAACACGATTATTTTTGGTTATGAAAAAGACAGCCTGAAGAACCGTTCATTTAGTACCGCAGATATAACATATATTTTGACATATCAAAAGAAGAGGAAACTTAATAATACACAGCTAGCAGCTCACTTTAAATTAAGTAGAAATACTGTGGCTAAATGGAAAAAAATGTTTAGAGTGAGATAACACTATTCAGATATAAACGATACATTAACTTATATGTTCAGTGTATGTAATCTTCTTTACCACTTACTAAAATATAAATCATTAATTAAAAATTTTCATG containing:
- a CDS encoding helix-turn-helix domain-containing protein, which produces MKRPDYQRIYFDYIQTKSPQKMKQCEFFFQKKKVTSLDVIRINTIIFGYEKDSLKNRSFSTADITYILTYQKKRKLNNTQLAAHFKLSRNTVAKWKKMFRVR
- a CDS encoding LuxR C-terminal-related transcriptional regulator, producing MQKELNNAKTKATENPKQGIDELENVISKAEKTHNIYYKMLAYCDKTFFYTDLNDFKNVLKSADSTIILAQKLSAYEKEIEATVKKSWALMHLGLINEAEAQLKNSYPLLSKLNTNSDYHLAIIGNYWNTYHEFYNVQAKDADAIKKGLKALEYYSKIKDREDRNRRLIQSYTSLGSSYLFEKKVDSALHYFQTANNLFSYNKYKDKKALAIIYSGSGMAYNMRREYQKALQFLLQGLKISKDNYPDIYTETLNQLNINFKATNNNTADNPYYKEFLRIKNENEKKNKLTSEEIQEIKDNNNSNLPTIKIIQLFIISFIIILSLIIYIGINKYNKQKEQSKNIVDEKSSHDFNEIIKLAKTNDSAFITRFQEIYPNFYVTLTKQYPLLTATHIKILSYSYLNYTTKDIAVFMSVSVRTVQTHKYRIRKIINISSEQDIIEWTKQI